Proteins found in one Plasmodium knowlesi strain H genome assembly, chromosome: 12 genomic segment:
- a CDS encoding DNAJ like protein, putative: protein MKWHPDKHLDENDKKAAEEKFKIISEAYDVLSDPDKKRTYDLYGEEGVKEHMSGDDMNFFNAGMDPADLFNKFFGSSKNFSFTSVFDDDFPSFSSFVHNMGNMHGQPSGTSAGKRSDSYKSESYEVSLLLSLEELYNGCKKKLKITRKRFNGIQSYDDDKLVTIDVQAGWNDGTTITFYGEGDQSSPLLEPGDLIFKVETKEHDRFEREGNNLVYKCHVPLDKALTGFQFTVKSLDNREINIRVDDIVTPNSRRMIPKEGMPYSKNPSKRGDLIIEFEVIFPKSLTSERKKVLREVLANTF, encoded by the exons ATGAAATGGCACCCAGATAAACACTTAGATGAAAACGATAAAAAAGCagcggaagaaaaatttaagaTTATTTCTGAAGCTTATGATGTTTTGTCTGACCctgataaaaaaagaacgtaCGATTTGTATGGTGAAGAAGGAGTTAAGGAACATATGTCTGGTGAcgatatgaatttttttaatgcagGAATGGATCCAGCTGATTTATTCAATAAATTTTTTGGTTCCAGTAAAAACTTCTCGTTTACATCGGTTTTCGATGACGACTTCCcgtcattttcctcctttgtcCATAACATGGGTAATATGCATGGCCAACCTTCGGGTACTtcag CAGGCAAAAGGAGCGATAGCTATAAATCCGAATCTTACGAAGTAAGTCTTCTACTGTCACTGGAAGAACTGTATAACGGATGCAAAAAGAAGCTTAAAATTACGCGAAAAAGGTTTAATGGAATTCAGAGCTACGATGACGATAAATTGGTAACGATCGATGTACAAGCGGGATGGAATGATGGAACGACCATTACGTTTTATGGTGAAGGTGACCAGTCATCTCCTCTGTTAGAACCAGgtgatttaatttttaaagtaGAGACAAAAGAACACGATCGATTTgagagggaaggaaataatttgGTATATAAGTGTCATGTGCCTCTGGACAAAGCCTTAACAGGTTTCCAGTTTACAGTAAAATCATTAGATAACAGAGAAATCAATATAAGAGTAGATGATATTGTTACACCTAATTCTAGGAGAATGAttccaaaggaaggaatgccTTATTCAAAAAATCCATCCAAACGTGGAGATCTAATAATTGAATTCGAGGTTATATTTCCCAAAAGCTTGACTagtgaaagaaagaaagtacTAAGAGAGGTTTTAGCTAATACCTTTTAA